Proteins co-encoded in one Brassica rapa cultivar Chiifu-401-42 chromosome A02, CAAS_Brap_v3.01, whole genome shotgun sequence genomic window:
- the LOC103852821 gene encoding ESCRT-related protein CHMP1B codes for MGNTDKLMNQIFDLKFTSKSLQRQSRKCEKEEKAEKLKVKKAIEKGNMDGARIYAENAIRKRSEQMNYLRLASRLDAVVARLDTQAKMATITKSMTNIVKSLESSLATGNLQKMSETMDSFEKQFVNMEVQAEFMENAMAGSTSLSTPEGDVNNLMQQVADDYGLEVSVGLPQAAGHAIPTATEEKVDEDDLSRRLAELKARG; via the exons ATGGGCAACACAGACAAGCTGATGAATCAGATATTCGATCTCAAGTTCACGTCGAAGTCTCTGCAGAGGCAGTCAAGGAAGTGCGAGAAGGAAGAGAAGGCGGAGAAACTCAAGGTGAAGAAGGCGATCGAGAAGGGGAACATGGATGGTGCTCGGATCTACGCCGAGAACGCCATTCGCAAACGCAGCGAGCAGATGAACTACCTCCGCCTCGCTTCTCGCCTCGACGCCGTTGTTGCCCGCTTAGACACTCAGGCCAAGATGGCCACCATCACCAAATCCATGACTAACATCGTCAAGTCCCTCGAGTCTTCCCTCGCCACAG GCAATCTACAGAAGATGTCAGAGACGATGGATTCATTTGAGAAGCAGTTTGTGAATATGGAGGTCCAAGCTGAGTTCATGGAGAACGCCATGGCTGGTTCTACATCCTTGTCCACTCCAGAAGGCGACGTCAACAACCTGATGCAGCAGGTAGCAGATGATTACGGTCTTGAAGTCTCTGTTGGACTGCCTCAGGCTGCTGGCCATGCCATTCCTACTGCAACAGAGGAGAAAGTTGATGAGGATGATTTGTCCAGGAGGCTTGCAGAGCTCAAGGCCAGAGGTTGA
- the LOC103852819 gene encoding jacalin-related lectin 19 isoform X1: MCCCKNQRLNSCYVSICNLFEFQNASAVAKKKFVKVSCQLNRTDGHMDQQQQGDKNLSVFVGPWGGNGGTAWDDGIYHGVREIKLVYDHCIDSISLVYDKNGKAVRSEKHGGQGGNKTTEVMFLSQFLYIYLLDFGFFNMNRIYIQIKLQYPEEYLIGVSGYYCPVVHSGTPVIRSMTFKSNKQVYGPYGVEQGTPFSFSVNGGRIVGMNGRSGWYLDSIGFHLSRPKSTKVIHKLRKKIHWFTRMVA; the protein is encoded by the exons ATGTGTTGTTGCAAAAACCAAAGACTCAACTCTTGTTATGTATCAATCTGCAACCTATTTGAATTCCAAAACGCTTCTGCTGTAGCAAAGAAGAAGTTTGTAAAAGTAAGCTGTCAATTGAACAGGACGGAC GGACACATGGATCAACAACAGCAGGGTGATAAGAATCTGAGTGTGTTCGTTGGACCCTGGGGAGGAAATGGAGGAACCGCTTGGGACGACGGGATCTATCATGGTGTGCGTGAAATCAAGCTTGTATATGATCACTGCATTGACTCCATCTCTCTGGTCTACGATAAGAATGGTAAAGCTGTGAGATCAGAGAAGCATGGAGGCCAGGGAGGCAACAAAACAACAGAGGTAATGTTCCTCTCTCAGTTTCTGTACATTTATCTCTTAGATTTTGGTTTCTTTAACATGAACCGTATTTATATTCAGATAAAGCTGCAATACCCAGAAGAGTATCTGATCGGCGTGAGTGGTTACTACTGTCCAGTAGTGCACAGTGGTACTCCTGTGATCAGATCAATGACCTTCAAGAGCAATAAACAGGTGTATGGACCTTACGGAGTTGAACAAGGAACACCTTTCAGTTTCTCAGTAAACGGAGGTCGCATTGTTGGCATGAACGGTAGAAGCGGCTGGTACCTTGATTCCATCGGCTTCCATCTCTCACGCCCTAAATCAACCAAGGTGATCCATAAGCTTCGAAAGAAGATTCACTGGTTCACAAGAATGGTTGCATGA
- the LOC103852819 gene encoding jacalin-related lectin 19 isoform X2: MCCCKNQRLNSCYVSICNLFEFQNASAVAKKKFVKVSCQLNRTDGHMDQQQQGDKNLSVFVGPWGGNGGTAWDDGIYHGVREIKLVYDHCIDSISLVYDKNGKAVRSEKHGGQGGNKTTEIKLQYPEEYLIGVSGYYCPVVHSGTPVIRSMTFKSNKQVYGPYGVEQGTPFSFSVNGGRIVGMNGRSGWYLDSIGFHLSRPKSTKVIHKLRKKIHWFTRMVA; encoded by the exons ATGTGTTGTTGCAAAAACCAAAGACTCAACTCTTGTTATGTATCAATCTGCAACCTATTTGAATTCCAAAACGCTTCTGCTGTAGCAAAGAAGAAGTTTGTAAAAGTAAGCTGTCAATTGAACAGGACGGAC GGACACATGGATCAACAACAGCAGGGTGATAAGAATCTGAGTGTGTTCGTTGGACCCTGGGGAGGAAATGGAGGAACCGCTTGGGACGACGGGATCTATCATGGTGTGCGTGAAATCAAGCTTGTATATGATCACTGCATTGACTCCATCTCTCTGGTCTACGATAAGAATGGTAAAGCTGTGAGATCAGAGAAGCATGGAGGCCAGGGAGGCAACAAAACAACAGAG ATAAAGCTGCAATACCCAGAAGAGTATCTGATCGGCGTGAGTGGTTACTACTGTCCAGTAGTGCACAGTGGTACTCCTGTGATCAGATCAATGACCTTCAAGAGCAATAAACAGGTGTATGGACCTTACGGAGTTGAACAAGGAACACCTTTCAGTTTCTCAGTAAACGGAGGTCGCATTGTTGGCATGAACGGTAGAAGCGGCTGGTACCTTGATTCCATCGGCTTCCATCTCTCACGCCCTAAATCAACCAAGGTGATCCATAAGCTTCGAAAGAAGATTCACTGGTTCACAAGAATGGTTGCATGA
- the LOC103852819 gene encoding jacalin-related lectin 19 isoform X3, translating to MDQQQQGDKNLSVFVGPWGGNGGTAWDDGIYHGVREIKLVYDHCIDSISLVYDKNGKAVRSEKHGGQGGNKTTEVMFLSQFLYIYLLDFGFFNMNRIYIQIKLQYPEEYLIGVSGYYCPVVHSGTPVIRSMTFKSNKQVYGPYGVEQGTPFSFSVNGGRIVGMNGRSGWYLDSIGFHLSRPKSTKVIHKLRKKIHWFTRMVA from the coding sequence ATGGATCAACAACAGCAGGGTGATAAGAATCTGAGTGTGTTCGTTGGACCCTGGGGAGGAAATGGAGGAACCGCTTGGGACGACGGGATCTATCATGGTGTGCGTGAAATCAAGCTTGTATATGATCACTGCATTGACTCCATCTCTCTGGTCTACGATAAGAATGGTAAAGCTGTGAGATCAGAGAAGCATGGAGGCCAGGGAGGCAACAAAACAACAGAGGTAATGTTCCTCTCTCAGTTTCTGTACATTTATCTCTTAGATTTTGGTTTCTTTAACATGAACCGTATTTATATTCAGATAAAGCTGCAATACCCAGAAGAGTATCTGATCGGCGTGAGTGGTTACTACTGTCCAGTAGTGCACAGTGGTACTCCTGTGATCAGATCAATGACCTTCAAGAGCAATAAACAGGTGTATGGACCTTACGGAGTTGAACAAGGAACACCTTTCAGTTTCTCAGTAAACGGAGGTCGCATTGTTGGCATGAACGGTAGAAGCGGCTGGTACCTTGATTCCATCGGCTTCCATCTCTCACGCCCTAAATCAACCAAGGTGATCCATAAGCTTCGAAAGAAGATTCACTGGTTCACAAGAATGGTTGCATGA
- the LOC103852822 gene encoding (R)-mandelonitrile lyase-like: protein MTHDGFLTTLTDVNSFDSPAQSFVSEEGVPNARGRVLGGSSAINAGFYSRADRQFFENSCLDWDLVSVNQSYEWVERAIVFRPQLRTWQSAIRDVLLEVGVHPFNGFTLEHKVGTKIGGSTFDRSGRRHSSADLLRYARSSNIRVAVYATVERVLISDSGSNVSAIGVVYRDQLGRYHHAMIRDRGEVILSAGSLGSPQLMLLSGIGPRSYLSTWGIPVAIDQPHVGGFVYDNPRNGISIVPPVPMENSLIQVVGVTEDGAFLEAASNVIPFASPLHSVFIRAPASPLYVPVTTIMEKILGPVSVGSLRLASTDVRINPVVRFNYFSDPQDLERCVNGTRKIGEILRSRAMQDFMFREWFGSHRFRFVGVPLPLDQTNDLVMADFCRRTVSTIWHYHGGCVVGKVVNSDLKVNGVDSLRIVDGSTFNISPGTNPQATLMMLGRYMGLQMLKERMRY, encoded by the exons ATGACACACGACGGTTTCTTGACGACTCTCACAGACGTCAACAGCTTCGACTCTCCGGCTCAGTCCTTCGTCTCCGAGGAAGGAGTTCCCAACGCGAGAGGCCGTGTTCTCGGCGGAAGCAGCGCGATCAACGCTGGGTTCTACAGCAGAGCTGATAGACAGTTCTTTGAGAACTCATGTCTCGATTGGGATTTGGTGAGTGTGAATCAGTCTTACGAGTGGGTGGAGAGAGCTATTGTGTTTAGACCTCAGCTTAGGACGTGGCAGTCTGCGATTAGAGACGTGTTGCTTGAGGTTGGTGTGCATCCCTTTAACGGCTTCACGCTGGAGCATAAGGTTGGGACTAAGATCGGAGGGTCCACGTTTGATCGTTCCGGGAGGAGACACAGCTCTGCTGATCTTCTTAGATACGCAAGAAGCTCCAATATTAGAGTTGCTGTTTACGCTACTGTGGAGAGAGTTTTGATAAGTGACTCTGGTTCTAATGTCTCAGCTATTGGAGTTGTGTACCGTGATCAGCTGGGGCGTTACCATCACGCGATGATACGGGACAGAGGAGAGGTGATACTGTCAGCTGGTTCGCTCGGTAGTCCGCAGTTGATGCTTCTTAGTGGGATTGGTCCAAGGAGCTACCTTTCGACTTGGGGGATCCCTGTGGCTATTGACCAGCCTCATGTGGGAGGGTTTGTGTATGATAACCCGAGGAATGGTATCTCCATTGTTCCTCCGGTTCCGATGGAGAACTCGTTGATACAAGTGGTGGGTGTTACTGAGGACGGTGCTTTTCTGGAAGCTGCGTCCAATGTGATCCCGTTTGCGTCTCCTCTGCATTCTGTTTTCATCAGAGCTCCAGCTTCTCCTTTGTATGTCCCTGTGACAACTATAATGGAGAAGATCCTTGGTCCGGTGTCTGTTGGTTCGCTAAGGTTGGCTTCAACGGATGTGAGGATAAACCCAGTTGTTAGGTTCAACTACTTCAGTGATCCACAGGATCTGGAGAGATGTGTTAATGGGACTAGGAAGATTGGTGAAATACTCAGGAGCCGAGCTATGCAGGACTTTATGTTCAGGGAATGGTTTGGGAGCCATAGGTTCAGGTTCGTTGGAGTTCCTTTACCATTGGACCAAACTAATGATCTGGTGATGGCAGACTTCTGTAGACGAACTGTGAGCACTATCTGGCATTACCATGGTGGCTGCGTTGTTGGGAAAGTAGTGAACTCTGATCTCAAAGTCAATGGTGTTGATTCTCTTAGAATCGTGGATGGATCAACCTTCAATATCTCTCCAGGGACTAACCCACAAGCTACCTTGATGATGCTTGGAAG GTACATGGGTCTGCAGATGCTGAAAGAGAGAATGAGATACTAA
- the LOC103852823 gene encoding uncharacterized protein LOC103852823, with the protein MKIGAVRECWLVRTPVTPPAVHGLIRRNEKPHQLGFPLSKRLSRGVVVAVQGGRGYESPWDEKPYETLPTGKKVYVDESDVVTFLDPPKELIPLDPTSYNPAAYLWKKIEDIPEERRHRLLQFIEPRLISRAWEIAGARYEDSKLAKMTASKLFSTGGDAEISLEYFNCRTSNGPLIISWIRSFKMAVFSSNNGQIYGRVCGGPIVSTLANAFSPLYFEVTEAMEVMATEEPCDIACRFGDGLLAIEDYPQGFPRPAKHPYPFNDSVVIYIRHIGPGVCVGQAWQEGKEVQQVPQRLCSDILMVKQ; encoded by the exons ATGAAGATAGGGGCGGTTCGGGAGTGTTGGCTTGTGCGAACTCCGGTAACTCCTCCGGCGGTTCACGGCTTAATTCGCCGGAATGAAAAGCCACATCAGCTCGGGTTTCCTCTCTCGAAGA GGTTGTCTCGGGGTGTGGTTGTGGCGGTTCAGGGAGGGAGAGGATATGAGTCTCCATGGGATGAGAAACCTTATGAAACTCTTCCTACTGGGAAAAAGGTTTACGTTGATGAATCTGATGTTGTAACGTTTCTTGATCCACCCAAGGAGTTGATTCCATTGGACCCTACTTCATATAACCCAGCCGCTTATCTCTG GAAAAAGATTGAAGACATCCCTGAAGAGAGGCGCCACCGCTTGCTGCAATTTATAGAGCCAAG GCTTATATCAAGAGCGTGGGAAATAGCAGGCGCTCGTTATGAAGATTCAAAATTAGCTAAAATGACTGCATCAAAGTTGTTCTCTACTGGAGGAGATGCGGAAATTTCACTTGAATACTTTAACTGCCGAACAAGTAACG GTCCACTAATCATATCATGGATAAGATCCTTCAAGATG GCTGTGTTTTCCTCCAACAACGGCCAAATCTATGGGCGTGTTTGTG GTGGACCGATAGTCTCAACCCTTGCGAATGCTTTCAGCCCGCTTTACTTTGAGGTCACAGAAGCTATGGAAGTTATGGCCACAGAAGAACCCTGCGACATTGCCTGCAGATTTGGTGATGGGCTTCTTGCCATTGAAGATTACCCACAAGGGTTCCCTCGACCAG CCAAGCATCCGTATCCGTTCAACGACAGTGTTGTCATATACATACGGCATATAGGTCCAGGTGTATGCGTAGGGCAGGCATGGCAAGAAGGTAAAGAAGTGCAGCAAGTTCCTCAAAGATTATGCTCAGACATTCTTATGGTGAAACAGTAA
- the LOC117131947 gene encoding uncharacterized protein LOC117131947, which translates to MESTWLLSSVTLAGIWNGHDGAKLLQQNSDLQVRSLIDLRNGVGEDDDGVALCNLSSTEIFSSCLEFNFLSDAAITKSDWGCRNLSLNQVRQASVEAAACFQLALQI; encoded by the coding sequence TTACTATCATCTGTCACACTCGCTGGGATCTGGAACGGACACGATGGAGCTAAGCTTCTGCAGCAAAACTCCGATCTCCAGGTGCGTTCACTGATCGACCTCCGCAACGGTGTGGGAGAAGACGATGACGGTGTTGCTCTCTGCAACCTCTCTAGCACTGAGATCTTCTCCAGCTGTTTGGAGTTCAACTTTCTGTCAGATGCCGCTATCACGAAGTCGGACTGGGGCTGCAGGAACCTCAGCCTTAATCAAGTCCGTCAAGCTTCTGTGGAGGCAGCCGCTTGCTTCCAGCTGGCGCTTCAGATCTGA